A genomic region of uncultured Fretibacterium sp. contains the following coding sequences:
- a CDS encoding cupin domain-containing protein has protein sequence MDKDATGGPFPRGGANSAYARYFVGNSYLNMLSTEGVVIGNVTFEPGCRNNWHIHKARSGGGQILLCTAGRGWYQEWGKSARELHAGDVVRIPAGVKHWHGAARDSWFTHLAVEVPGEGAENEWCEPVSDEDYARLS, from the coding sequence ATGGATAAGGACGCGACGGGGGGACCGTTTCCCCGCGGCGGGGCGAACAGCGCCTACGCGCGGTATTTCGTGGGGAACAGCTATCTGAACATGCTCTCCACGGAGGGGGTCGTGATCGGCAATGTGACCTTCGAGCCGGGGTGCCGGAACAACTGGCACATCCATAAGGCCAGGAGCGGCGGAGGGCAGATCCTGCTCTGCACCGCGGGCCGCGGCTGGTATCAGGAGTGGGGGAAGTCGGCGCGTGAGCTCCATGCCGGCGACGTGGTGCGGATTCCCGCCGGGGTGAAGCATTGGCACGGCGCGGCCAGGGACAGCTGGTTCACGCACCTGGCGGTGGAGGTGCCGGGGGAGGGCGCCGAAAACGAGTGGTGCGAGCCGGTGAGCGACGAGGACTACGCCCGGCTTTCGTAG